In Streptomyces sp. Li-HN-5-11, the sequence GCACGGCCCGCAGCAGGGAGAGCCGCTGCTCGTGGGCAGGAGCCAGCCGGGCGACACCCAGCGTGGCCTCGTAGCCCGGGGTGAGCGTCTTGTCCCGGTTCTCGGCGAACCGGGCCAGGGCCGCGTCGAGCTCGGCGGGATCGCCGCCGAGCAGGTCGCCGACCTCGTCCACCAGGCTCTCCACCTGCTGGAAGGCGTCGCTGATTCCGCGCGCCGTGATGGAGTCCTTGTGGTGTCCGGAGTCCCCCACGAGTACCCAGCCGGGTCCGGTCGCCTGCCGGAAGAAGTTCTGCTGGTCGCCCGTGCCGCGCAGGCGTTCCACGGGCTCGGCGTCCCGCAGCCGCTCGTGCAGGGCGGGCGCGGTGGCGCGTATCTGCTCGTCGTAGGCGCGGTGCGCGTCGGTGCGGACCTCTTCGAAGCGGGACTGCGGGAAGTAGGCCAGAACGAGGGTGGCCTCGTCGTTGGTGGGCACGGTGGCCACCCAGCCGCCGGGCCGCTCGTACAGCTCCAGGGCGGCGGGCACATCCGGCCAGTACGTGTAGTACGCGCAGGTCAGCAGCGGGTCCCGCACGGTGAACGGCGCTTCTACCAGATCGGCGACGGTGGATCGCATGCCGTCCGCACCGATCACCAGGTGTGCGCGTTCGGTGAAGATCTTTTCTTCGTGCCTGCCCTCGACACCGACGACCCGTCCCGCCTCGTCCCGCAGCAGACCGGTCACCCGGCAGCGCTCGCGGAACTCGGCACCGGCCGCGACGGCCGCGTCCACCAGCAGCGCGTCCAGGACGCGGCGCCGCGGGGCGTACCCCGCCCGCTGCCCGGCCACTCCCCGGGCGCATCCCTCGATGTGGATGTCGGCGACCTCGTAGACCGTGCGCTCCAGCGGCGGGCAGCCCGAGGCGCGCACCTGCTCCAGCACCCCCCAGCGGGCCAGTGCCGCCACCCCGGGCTGGTGGACGAGGTGCGTGGAGAGGGTGTCGGAGCCGTACGCCGACTTGTCGAGCAGGAGGACCCGGTACCCCCCGCGGGCCAGCAACAGGGCGGCGGACGCGCCGGCGCAGCGCGCCCCCACCACGATGGCGTCGTACATGCGAATGCCTCACAACGGACGTCGGGGAGCCGTGACTCGGGGACGGGGACGACAGGACGGGGACGGACGGGTCGAAGCCGGCGGGGGTGAACGGTCAGCCCGGGTGGCCCAGTTCGCTGAGCAGGGCCCGGCGGTCGATCTTGCCATTGGCGTTGAGCGGGAACTGGTCCAGGACGGTGATCCGGCGGGGCATCATGTACGGCGGCAACGCCTCGCCCAGCGCCGCGTACAGCCGGTCGGCGACGCAGCCGGAGCCGCTGACCGCGGCCTGCAGTTCCGGCTCACCGTCGGCGGCGGGCACCGTCACGACGACCGCGTCGCGCACCTCCGGCTGCCGCCGCAGCGCGGCCTCGATCTCGCCGAGTTCGATCCGGTGGCCGCGGATCTTCACCTGGTGATCGGTCCGGCCCAGATGGATCAGGTGACCGCCCCGCACGGCGACCCGGTCTCCCGTCCGGTACCAGTGCCGCTCGGGGGGCGGTCCGTCGCCGGCCGGCCGCAGGCCGTCGGTGAGGAAGCGGCCCGCGTTGTGCGCCGGGTCGAGGTAGCCGGAAAAGCGCAGCGGGCCGCGCACGCACAGCTCGCCGCTGTCGCCGGGCCGCCCCTCCTCGTCCAGCAGCAGCAGGTCGAGAACCGGGTAGGAGGCCCCGATCGGCGCCGTGCCGTTGGGCGTGCGCGGCCAGTCGCCCATGTCGTCGGGGAACCGGTACGCGGTACAGGAGATGGTCAGTTCCGTCGGCCCGTAGAGGACTTCCATACGGCTGCCCGGGGCGGCCTCGCGCCACTCGCGGGCCGCCCGCAGGGTGAGCGGCTCGCCGCCGAAGACGCTCCACCGCAGCGTCGGCATGCTGCCGGGGGCCAGGGTGCCGAGGCGGGAGGCGAACGAGATCAGCGACGGCACCGAGAACCAGTGGGTCAGCCGCAGGCTGTTGACGGTCTTCACCGGGGACAGCAACTGGCTGCGCCCGGGGACGACGAGCGTGCCGCCTCCCGCCCAGGCGACGAACAGGTCGTGCACCGACCCGTCGAAGGTCAGCTCGAAGGTCTGCGACAGCCTGCAGCCCGGCCCGATGCCGTAGCGGCCCGCGACCAGTTCCAGATAGGCGCAGATGTTCCGGTGCGTGATCGGGACGCCCTTGGGGGCGCCGGTCGAGCCCGAGGTGAAGATGACGT encodes:
- a CDS encoding amino acid adenylation domain-containing protein is translated as MSDLRNLYDWFARSAAAHPDVTALEVGDARLTYGELRELAERLAARLVAAAGGSPPRRVGLLAARSVTAYAGYLAVLRTGAAVVPLNPEHPAPRTARIVTAAGLDLVLAETADGAAGLGAPVHVAGPAELAALPDTPPPDVPYRQAGPDDLAYVIFTSGSTGAPKGVPITHRNICAYLELVAGRYGIGPGCRLSQTFELTFDGSVHDLFVAWAGGGTLVVPGRSQLLSPVKTVNSLRLTHWFSVPSLISFASRLGTLAPGSMPTLRWSVFGGEPLTLRAAREWREAAPGSRMEVLYGPTELTISCTAYRFPDDMGDWPRTPNGTAPIGASYPVLDLLLLDEEGRPGDSGELCVRGPLRFSGYLDPAHNAGRFLTDGLRPAGDGPPPERHWYRTGDRVAVRGGHLIHLGRTDHQVKIRGHRIELGEIEAALRRQPEVRDAVVVTVPAADGEPELQAAVSGSGCVADRLYAALGEALPPYMMPRRITVLDQFPLNANGKIDRRALLSELGHPG
- a CDS encoding FAD-dependent monooxygenase, producing MYDAIVVGARCAGASAALLLARGGYRVLLLDKSAYGSDTLSTHLVHQPGVAALARWGVLEQVRASGCPPLERTVYEVADIHIEGCARGVAGQRAGYAPRRRVLDALLVDAAVAAGAEFRERCRVTGLLRDEAGRVVGVEGRHEEKIFTERAHLVIGADGMRSTVADLVEAPFTVRDPLLTCAYYTYWPDVPAALELYERPGGWVATVPTNDEATLVLAYFPQSRFEEVRTDAHRAYDEQIRATAPALHERLRDAEPVERLRGTGDQQNFFRQATGPGWVLVGDSGHHKDSITARGISDAFQQVESLVDEVGDLLGGDPAELDAALARFAENRDKTLTPGYEATLGVARLAPAHEQRLSLLRAVQSDPELVAIYLDVVAGIVSTDALYTPKLLALL